From Deltaproteobacteria bacterium, a single genomic window includes:
- a CDS encoding VOC family protein, with translation MSQPEPRGAAHWIDHFVVGTNNMGAWVDWAVNATGITRRPIIGLTTEARKRNIKITSFLWWEGGSCRIGAFLQPEIYPPAQELGKELPRCGFYIRPEDIDMHLRRLDKHKIPHTNAIKTAADGEEGTMIVFADPDGNQWEFWAPTQMPEGAMEICTDEKVGRISHCVYGARDLKRNQAFFEKYCGLEAEQNSKTAEGTLVLRLRAGARLVYKLVDKVDERVSGHGTWWDMHTALTVRDEEFLPNYHRMWNGIPEEKAYKADINLTLQEQEALPARTGLHRSPVGLRWKEICSRGDEFYDWDCHSFHFIGGKPLSPNNSLARYEAIEQEEYLLALAESIGKSKQPDLMKGLGNENPFNV, from the coding sequence ATGAGTCAACCTGAACCACGCGGCGCCGCGCATTGGATCGATCATTTTGTCGTCGGCACCAACAATATGGGGGCTTGGGTCGATTGGGCGGTAAACGCCACCGGGATTACGCGCCGGCCGATTATCGGATTGACCACCGAAGCGCGCAAACGCAACATTAAAATTACATCTTTCCTCTGGTGGGAAGGCGGCTCCTGCCGCATCGGCGCTTTTTTGCAGCCGGAAATCTATCCGCCGGCGCAGGAGCTTGGCAAAGAGCTGCCGCGCTGCGGCTTTTATATCCGGCCGGAAGACATCGACATGCACCTGCGCCGCCTCGACAAGCATAAGATTCCCCATACCAACGCGATCAAGACCGCAGCCGATGGCGAAGAAGGGACCATGATTGTTTTCGCCGACCCGGACGGCAACCAGTGGGAGTTTTGGGCGCCGACGCAGATGCCGGAAGGCGCCATGGAAATTTGTACCGACGAAAAAGTCGGCCGCATTAGCCATTGTGTCTACGGCGCGCGCGACCTCAAACGTAACCAGGCGTTCTTTGAAAAATACTGCGGCCTCGAAGCAGAGCAAAATTCCAAGACTGCGGAGGGCACGCTGGTTTTACGTCTGCGCGCGGGCGCGCGCTTAGTTTACAAGCTGGTCGACAAAGTCGACGAGCGCGTCTCCGGCCACGGCACCTGGTGGGACATGCACACGGCGCTCACCGTGCGCGATGAGGAGTTTCTTCCCAACTACCACCGGATGTGGAACGGCATACCGGAAGAGAAAGCCTACAAGGCCGACATCAATCTGACGCTGCAAGAACAAGAAGCGCTGCCCGCGCGCACGGGACTGCACCGCAGCCCGGTTGGCCTGCGCTGGAAAGAGATCTGCAGCCGCGGCGACGAGTTTTACGACTGGGACTGTCACTCTTTTCATTTCATCGGCGGCAAGCCGCTGAGCCCCAACAATTCGCTGGCGCGCTACGAAGCGATCGAACAGGAAGAGTATTTGCTGGCCCTCGCTGAGTCGATCGGCAAAAGCAAACAGCCCGACCTGATGAAAGGTTTAGGCAACGAGAATCCGTTTAACGTTTGA
- a CDS encoding extracellular solute-binding protein: MRFISFFSALAGLLAATLVSAAETKPDWKAEWDRTVRAAEQEGQVTVSIGNYGPIIDAGVFQKAFPKIKVNYMSGAGTDLTQRITAERRAGKYLVDVYNGGGISLYTMLYQTKTLDSIKSALILPEVTDMTKWWEAKHKYADKEGEHIFVYEGNVAAGAGAGYNTQLVDPRDYKTYWDFLNPKLKGKIISSDIRRVRGAGIPWQFLYYHPELGPKYLRRLFGEMDVTMTADFRQAVDWLGAGKYLLCLPIQGGQIFKAKNQGLPVDQFEPFHFKEGVNLSSAFGSLSILNRAPHPNAAKVFVNWLLSREGQTLFQKTITTPGDARNSRRIDVPKDHVPPNEQRRDKLNYFDTEDPNTKDLGPLMKLLDEVLGDKK, from the coding sequence ATGAGATTCATATCATTCTTCAGTGCGTTGGCCGGTTTGCTCGCTGCGACGTTAGTCAGCGCCGCAGAAACCAAGCCGGATTGGAAAGCCGAATGGGACCGCACCGTGCGCGCGGCCGAACAAGAGGGTCAGGTGACGGTCTCCATCGGCAACTACGGTCCGATCATCGATGCCGGCGTGTTTCAGAAAGCCTTCCCCAAGATCAAAGTCAATTACATGTCCGGCGCCGGCACCGATCTGACCCAGCGCATCACCGCCGAACGAAGAGCCGGCAAGTATTTGGTCGATGTCTACAACGGCGGAGGTATCTCACTCTACACCATGCTGTACCAAACCAAGACGCTCGACTCGATCAAGTCGGCACTGATCCTCCCGGAAGTGACCGACATGACCAAATGGTGGGAAGCCAAGCACAAGTACGCCGACAAAGAGGGCGAGCACATTTTCGTTTACGAGGGCAATGTCGCCGCGGGTGCCGGCGCCGGCTACAACACACAGCTCGTCGACCCGCGTGACTACAAAACCTACTGGGATTTTTTGAATCCCAAACTCAAAGGCAAGATCATCTCCAGCGACATCCGCAGAGTGCGCGGCGCGGGCATTCCCTGGCAGTTTCTCTATTACCATCCCGAGCTCGGGCCCAAATATCTGCGCCGTTTGTTCGGCGAGATGGACGTGACGATGACTGCCGACTTTCGTCAAGCCGTCGATTGGCTCGGCGCGGGGAAATACCTGCTCTGCTTGCCGATCCAAGGCGGACAGATTTTCAAAGCCAAGAACCAAGGCCTACCGGTGGATCAGTTTGAACCGTTTCACTTCAAAGAAGGCGTCAACCTTTCTTCCGCCTTCGGTTCATTGTCGATTCTTAACCGCGCACCGCATCCCAATGCGGCGAAGGTCTTTGTCAATTGGCTGCTGTCGCGCGAAGGCCAGACGCTGTTTCAAAAAACCATCACCACGCCGGGCGACGCGCGCAACTCGCGCCGCATCGATGTGCCGAAAGACCACGTCCCGCCGAACGAGCAGCGGCGCGACAAGCTGAACTACTTCGACACCGAAGACCCGAACACGAAGGATCTCGGCCCGCTGATGAAACTGTTGGACGAAGTGCTCGGCGATAAGAAATAG
- a CDS encoding polyphosphate kinase 2 family protein: protein MIKLKDYRVRPGRKVRLEDWDADDKSASPDAKEIDKENLSKISARLDELQDVLYAEHQRSLLIVLQGMDTSGKDGTVRHVFNQVDPLGVRVVCFKAPSEEEKDHDFLWRVHRQVPGKGEISIFNRSHYEDVLIVRVHNWIDEKVCQQRYKQINQFERLLARSGTTIVKFYLHISKDEQKKRLQERLDNPKKQWKFNVGDLAERKLWRDYRSAYEAALSATSTDWAPWYVVPANSEINRNLLISQVLVRTLQKLDLKHPKPKQPLKGIVIE from the coding sequence ATGATCAAGCTCAAAGACTACCGGGTAAGGCCAGGCCGCAAGGTGCGCCTCGAAGATTGGGATGCCGACGACAAATCGGCATCGCCCGATGCCAAAGAAATAGACAAGGAGAATCTTTCGAAGATTTCCGCCCGGCTCGACGAGCTGCAGGATGTGCTCTACGCGGAGCATCAGCGCAGTCTTTTAATCGTGCTCCAGGGCATGGACACCTCGGGCAAAGACGGCACCGTGCGCCATGTCTTCAATCAAGTCGATCCCCTCGGGGTCCGCGTGGTTTGTTTCAAAGCGCCCAGCGAGGAAGAAAAGGATCACGATTTTCTCTGGCGCGTGCATCGCCAAGTCCCCGGCAAAGGCGAGATCTCGATTTTCAACCGCAGCCACTACGAAGACGTGCTGATCGTCCGTGTGCATAATTGGATCGATGAAAAAGTCTGCCAGCAGCGCTACAAGCAGATCAACCAATTCGAGCGGCTGCTCGCACGCAGCGGCACGACCATCGTCAAGTTTTACCTGCACATCAGCAAAGACGAGCAGAAAAAGCGCCTTCAGGAGCGGCTCGACAACCCCAAGAAGCAGTGGAAGTTCAACGTCGGCGACCTGGCCGAGCGCAAGCTCTGGCGCGATTATCGGAGCGCCTACGAAGCCGCGCTCAGCGCCACCTCCACCGATTGGGCGCCCTGGTACGTCGTGCCGGCCAACTCCGAGATCAATCGCAATCTCTTGATCTCCCAAGTGCTGGTGCGAACTCTGCAGAAACTGGATCTAAAACATCCCAAACCCAAGCAGCCGCTAAAGGGGATCGTCATCGAGTAA
- a CDS encoding amidase: MADGDVLAMNLTDLSWLIASKKVSASEVVSAALARLDQFEPQLNAFITVDRDGALAQAKRADEEITRGAYRGPLHGVPVSIKDLFETAGMRTTGGSKIFADWIPEHDSALAEKLKAAGAINLGKTNLDEFGHGGTSTLSHFGPVHNPWNVERIAGGSSGGSAAAVAAGIGPLSYGTETGSSVRRPASYCGVVGFKPTFGIISRTGSFRGAWSQDHAGLFARSVKDICLGLDVVAGFDRRDPASVPQETPQYAARLDSNIKGLKIGVLRNFLESVTPNVKTAFEAALKVFASAGAELVDFDVPELRYAAMTSNFTSSAESGGINRIWFRQHAHDYVPHVARGIAVGLTISASEYLTAQRARQRIREAVRAAYDKVAIIATPTTSRIAPLLSEGLKGNGDDARHVSTNHSNMLRFPSMLGLPGCSLPIGISPENMPMGVQLVGKWFTDQTVLNAAAAYQNETDWHTKRPKI, encoded by the coding sequence ATGGCCGACGGCGACGTTCTCGCAATGAACCTGACCGATCTTTCCTGGCTGATCGCGAGCAAGAAAGTTTCGGCGAGCGAAGTGGTCAGCGCCGCGCTGGCACGGCTTGACCAGTTCGAACCGCAGCTCAATGCGTTCATCACGGTGGATCGCGACGGCGCACTGGCGCAGGCCAAACGAGCGGACGAAGAAATCACCCGTGGCGCTTATCGCGGGCCGCTGCACGGCGTGCCAGTGTCGATCAAAGACCTTTTTGAAACCGCCGGCATGCGCACGACCGGCGGCTCGAAAATCTTTGCCGATTGGATTCCCGAGCACGACTCGGCGCTGGCGGAAAAATTGAAAGCGGCGGGCGCGATTAATCTTGGCAAAACTAACCTCGACGAGTTCGGCCACGGCGGCACGTCGACGCTGTCGCATTTTGGCCCGGTGCACAATCCGTGGAACGTCGAGCGCATCGCCGGCGGCTCGAGCGGCGGCTCGGCGGCCGCGGTGGCTGCCGGCATTGGGCCGCTTTCCTACGGCACGGAGACCGGCTCGTCGGTGCGCCGGCCGGCGTCCTATTGCGGCGTGGTCGGCTTCAAGCCGACCTTTGGCATCATCAGCCGCACCGGATCGTTTCGCGGCGCCTGGAGCCAGGACCACGCCGGATTGTTCGCGCGATCCGTCAAAGACATTTGCCTGGGCTTGGATGTAGTTGCCGGCTTCGACCGGCGCGATCCCGCTAGCGTGCCGCAGGAGACACCGCAGTACGCCGCCCGCCTCGACAGCAACATCAAAGGGCTCAAGATCGGCGTCTTGAGAAATTTTCTCGAAAGCGTCACGCCCAATGTCAAAACTGCGTTCGAAGCGGCGCTCAAGGTTTTCGCCAGCGCGGGCGCCGAGCTCGTCGACTTCGACGTGCCGGAGCTGCGCTACGCGGCGATGACTTCCAATTTCACCAGCTCGGCCGAAAGCGGCGGCATCAATCGCATTTGGTTTCGTCAGCACGCGCACGACTACGTGCCCCATGTGGCGCGTGGCATCGCCGTCGGATTGACCATTAGCGCGTCGGAGTATCTGACCGCGCAGCGGGCGCGCCAGCGCATTCGCGAAGCGGTGCGCGCGGCCTACGATAAAGTTGCGATCATCGCCACGCCGACGACGAGCCGCATCGCGCCGTTATTGTCCGAGGGGCTCAAGGGCAACGGCGATGACGCGCGCCATGTGAGCACCAACCATTCCAACATGCTGCGCTTCCCGAGCATGCTCGGCTTGCCTGGCTGCTCGCTGCCGATTGGCATCAGCCCGGAAAACATGCCGATGGGCGTGCAGCTCGTCGGCAAATGGTTCACCGATCAGACGGTGCTCAATGCAGCGGCGGCGTATCAGAACGAGACCGACTGGCACACGAAGCGGCCGAAGATATGA
- a CDS encoding MBL fold metallo-hydrolase — translation MNCKPYIFALIVATLSSLGGQARAFAFCHEMDVVSRPQLRLAATNTPTAPVTVEWLGHSTFQITSSKGTRILTDPHGAFDLPRPTLPQHIVTTSHQHGPHSSVHMAPGTPVILHGLTTGGENWQKVYTTIRDVSVYVVPAYHDKSRGMQRGKNAIFVFRVDDICIAHLGDLGHVLTPDQLKMMGKIDILLVPIAGGYYTVTPSEARELTYLVKPKIAIPKHFWWEQAVHEYAQGMPKVKMLNTPLLRIAKSELPPPTEVFVMPWGHR, via the coding sequence GTGAACTGCAAACCCTACATTTTCGCTCTAATCGTCGCGACGCTAAGCTCACTCGGCGGGCAGGCGCGCGCCTTTGCCTTCTGCCACGAGATGGACGTGGTCTCGCGGCCGCAGCTGCGCCTGGCGGCGACCAACACGCCAACCGCGCCGGTGACGGTCGAATGGCTCGGCCACTCGACGTTTCAAATCACCTCATCGAAAGGCACGCGGATTCTCACCGACCCGCACGGCGCCTTCGACCTGCCGCGGCCGACCCTGCCGCAGCACATCGTCACCACCAGCCACCAACACGGACCGCACAGCAGTGTGCACATGGCGCCCGGCACGCCGGTAATCTTGCATGGCCTGACAACGGGCGGCGAGAACTGGCAAAAAGTTTACACGACGATTCGCGATGTGTCGGTCTACGTCGTGCCGGCCTATCACGACAAAAGCCGCGGTATGCAGCGCGGCAAGAATGCGATTTTCGTTTTTCGCGTCGACGATATTTGCATCGCCCACTTGGGCGACCTGGGGCATGTGCTCACGCCCGATCAGCTCAAGATGATGGGGAAAATCGACATTCTGCTCGTGCCCATCGCCGGCGGCTACTACACCGTCACGCCGAGCGAAGCACGCGAGCTGACCTATCTCGTCAAGCCGAAAATTGCGATTCCAAAACACTTTTGGTGGGAACAGGCGGTGCATGAATACGCGCAGGGCATGCCTAAAGTAAAAATGCTCAACACGCCGCTCCTGCGCATCGCGAAGTCGGAGCTGCCGCCTCCGACCGAAGTATTCGTCATGCCCTGGGGGCACCGCTAG
- a CDS encoding DUF4159 domain-containing protein: MRRRKFLRVIANSALAVSAVPSLAFANHPTDKRHLQFVFAQLKYRGGDWNPHPLSVTPLMEELMARTSVEAATVRHEATLQDKDLFNYPFLYIAGKYEFEPFSQDEVEVLRRFVSYGGFLLADDALGQQGYGFDKSLRRELQRVLPGSEFKKLPVGHAAMRSYYLVPRVGGVRIVSPQLEGITLGTSTPVIYCHNDLSGAWERDQLGKWSNQCTPGGETQRRDAFHTGVNLILYAMTENYKEDLIHVPFIRKRMTR; encoded by the coding sequence ATGCGTCGCAGAAAATTTCTTCGAGTCATCGCAAACAGTGCGCTCGCAGTCAGCGCGGTGCCGTCGCTCGCTTTCGCGAACCATCCGACGGACAAGCGTCACTTGCAGTTTGTCTTCGCTCAACTGAAATATCGCGGCGGCGATTGGAATCCCCACCCGTTGTCGGTGACGCCGCTGATGGAAGAGTTGATGGCGCGCACCAGCGTCGAGGCGGCGACCGTGCGCCATGAGGCGACGCTGCAGGACAAAGATCTGTTCAACTATCCGTTTCTCTACATCGCCGGCAAGTACGAGTTCGAGCCGTTCAGCCAAGACGAAGTCGAGGTGCTGCGCCGCTTTGTTTCCTACGGCGGCTTTCTCCTCGCCGACGACGCCCTCGGTCAGCAGGGCTATGGCTTCGACAAGTCGCTGCGGCGCGAGCTGCAACGTGTACTGCCCGGCAGCGAATTCAAGAAACTGCCGGTGGGCCACGCGGCGATGCGCAGTTATTACCTGGTACCCCGCGTCGGCGGCGTGCGCATCGTCAGTCCGCAGCTCGAGGGCATCACGCTGGGCACCTCGACGCCGGTGATCTATTGCCACAACGATCTCAGCGGCGCCTGGGAGCGCGACCAGTTGGGCAAATGGAGCAACCAGTGCACGCCCGGCGGCGAAACCCAACGGCGCGACGCTTTCCACACCGGGGTCAACTTGATTCTCTACGCCATGACTGAGAACTACAAAGAAGATTTGATCCACGTGCCGTTCATCCGCAAGCGCATGACCCGCTGA
- a CDS encoding VWA domain-containing protein, producing MSVFFLQPLYLFGLLAATLPILIHLLNRRKLNRIRFPAVKFILLSQKRISRSYRLRHWLLLALRTLAVVFLALLLANPIFQTGAGLFAGGGPVALVILLDNSLSMKWAGGGDGFRQAKEAARLLISSLNEGDRAALIATDISGKEALRLKAEKDVLLKELEQIEIADGSANLDAALGKAYELLNTPAGQKEIRLITDMGLTGWDRFSISSLKTYDPSIPLKTIRVSSKQKPLNATVKEVRLASQSVGANLPLNLETTVANFSDSEIKELLVQLTIDGQNKEQKLTVVPPRGETKVNFQTRVDGAGGHTGQITLKKDGLAGNARVNFALDVQDKIKILLVDGDPQTSLVQSETFFLSRALNPAGDKDSSLFLPTIIIQDGLAAAALESYQVVVLCNVANLSDATVAKLQSFVRQGGGLLIFAGDKLPADQYNQKLASFLPAQLRDKKFGPEASGEKIDKVDVTHPALQGFTDSLLLESFKTVRVWGYTRASAIGKSTLIALANGDPLMLEQKSGNGRVIFVTTSADRDWSDLPLKTAFLPLLQSLTAHLAGGKRGAIDSGIAVGETKEISLPPTAIGKTLRVTKPNKLGAEVSVAAEKDRAVARAEVNERAGIYRVSLPPGVDKGSAPQLYAVNPPFLESRLDEISERELQEKLRPVRTEVIPVEALNEGGQRTDLALPLLVLLIVTLLGESWLSQRF from the coding sequence ATGTCGGTATTTTTTCTCCAGCCTCTCTACCTCTTCGGCTTACTCGCGGCCACGCTGCCGATCTTGATTCATCTGTTGAATCGCCGAAAGCTGAACCGCATTCGCTTCCCCGCCGTGAAGTTTATCTTGCTATCGCAAAAACGGATCTCGCGCAGCTATCGGCTGCGCCATTGGCTGCTGTTGGCGCTGCGCACCCTCGCCGTGGTTTTTCTCGCGCTGTTGCTGGCCAATCCGATTTTTCAAACCGGTGCGGGACTCTTCGCTGGCGGCGGCCCGGTGGCCTTGGTAATTTTGCTCGACAACTCGCTCAGCATGAAATGGGCCGGCGGCGGCGACGGTTTCAGACAAGCCAAAGAGGCGGCGCGTTTGTTAATCTCGAGCCTCAACGAGGGCGACCGCGCCGCGTTGATCGCGACGGACATCTCCGGCAAAGAAGCGCTGCGGCTCAAGGCCGAAAAAGACGTTCTGCTTAAAGAGCTGGAGCAGATCGAAATCGCCGACGGCAGCGCCAACCTCGACGCCGCGTTGGGCAAAGCCTATGAATTGCTCAACACACCGGCCGGGCAGAAAGAAATCCGCCTGATCACCGACATGGGACTCACCGGCTGGGACCGCTTTTCGATTTCGTCGCTCAAGACTTACGATCCGTCGATTCCGCTCAAAACCATTCGCGTGAGCAGCAAACAGAAGCCGCTCAACGCCACGGTGAAAGAGGTCCGCCTCGCCAGCCAAAGCGTCGGCGCCAACTTGCCATTGAACTTGGAAACCACCGTCGCCAACTTTAGCGACAGCGAAATCAAAGAGCTTTTGGTCCAGCTCACCATCGACGGCCAGAACAAAGAACAAAAACTCACGGTCGTGCCGCCGCGCGGCGAAACCAAAGTGAATTTTCAAACCCGGGTCGACGGCGCCGGCGGCCACACCGGGCAAATCACCCTGAAAAAAGACGGCCTTGCCGGCAACGCGCGCGTCAACTTCGCCCTCGATGTGCAGGACAAGATCAAGATCCTGCTGGTCGACGGCGACCCGCAGACTTCGCTGGTGCAGAGCGAGACTTTTTTCTTGAGCCGAGCTTTGAACCCCGCCGGCGATAAAGACAGCTCGTTGTTTCTGCCGACGATCATTATTCAAGACGGCTTGGCGGCGGCGGCGCTGGAGTCCTATCAAGTGGTCGTCCTGTGCAACGTCGCCAACCTGTCCGATGCGACGGTGGCCAAATTGCAAAGCTTCGTGCGCCAGGGCGGCGGTTTGTTGATTTTCGCCGGCGATAAGTTGCCAGCCGACCAATACAACCAAAAACTCGCGTCGTTTCTGCCAGCGCAGCTACGCGATAAAAAATTTGGCCCCGAGGCCAGCGGCGAAAAAATCGACAAAGTCGACGTCACGCACCCGGCCCTCCAAGGCTTCACCGATTCGCTGCTGCTAGAGTCTTTCAAGACAGTGCGCGTCTGGGGCTACACGCGCGCTTCGGCCATCGGCAAATCGACGTTGATCGCGCTCGCCAACGGCGATCCGTTGATGCTCGAACAGAAATCCGGCAATGGCCGGGTGATCTTCGTCACCACCAGCGCCGACCGCGACTGGAGCGACTTGCCGCTGAAAACCGCCTTTCTGCCACTGTTACAATCGCTGACCGCCCATCTCGCCGGCGGCAAGCGCGGCGCCATCGACAGCGGCATCGCCGTGGGCGAGACCAAAGAAATCTCCCTGCCGCCCACTGCGATCGGCAAGACTTTACGCGTCACCAAACCCAACAAGCTGGGCGCCGAAGTTTCCGTCGCCGCCGAAAAAGATCGCGCGGTAGCGCGCGCCGAAGTAAACGAGCGCGCCGGCATTTATCGCGTAAGTCTGCCGCCCGGCGTCGACAAAGGCAGCGCACCGCAGCTCTACGCCGTCAATCCGCCCTTTTTAGAGTCGCGATTGGATGAAATCAGCGAGCGCGAGCTGCAAGAAAAACTCCGCCCGGTGCGCACCGAGGTGATCCCGGTGGAAGCTTTGAACGAAGGCGGCCAACGCACCGACCTGGCGCTTCCGCTGCTGGTGTTGCTTATTGTAACGTTGTTGGGAGAGAGTTGGCTTTCGCAGCGCTTCTAG
- a CDS encoding DUF58 domain-containing protein, with the protein MAAATDNKNYFDPKVLAGISNLSLRARWVVEGIMSGIHKSRAKGFSVEFEAHREYSPGDEIRRIDWKALGKFDRYMIKEYEDETNLRAHLVLDSSASMDYASDGISKFDYGCTLIASLAYLILRQQDAAGVVTFSNKLESFLPPRAKRDYMTQIVGALEQRRPKGDTNIGKILEDIAGQIKRRGLVVLVSDLLDEPEQILKGLRLFRFKGNDVIVFHILDQAELDLPFDGNILFEDLEEANLKVIADPKTIRATYKQVVEEFVTQMRKECHDSIIDYQLISTSTPLDQALASYLSWRG; encoded by the coding sequence ATGGCCGCGGCAACCGACAACAAGAACTATTTCGACCCCAAAGTCCTGGCGGGTATTTCCAACCTGTCGCTGCGCGCCCGTTGGGTCGTCGAGGGCATCATGTCGGGCATCCACAAGAGCCGCGCCAAGGGCTTCAGCGTCGAGTTCGAAGCTCATCGCGAGTACTCCCCCGGCGACGAAATCCGCCGCATCGACTGGAAAGCGCTCGGCAAATTCGACCGCTACATGATCAAAGAATACGAGGACGAAACCAACCTGCGCGCCCATTTGGTCCTCGATTCGAGCGCATCGATGGACTACGCCTCGGACGGCATCAGCAAGTTCGACTACGGCTGCACCCTGATCGCCTCGCTGGCTTATTTGATTTTGCGACAGCAAGACGCCGCCGGCGTGGTGACTTTTTCTAATAAGTTAGAATCGTTTTTGCCGCCGCGCGCCAAGCGCGATTACATGACGCAAATCGTCGGCGCGTTGGAGCAGCGCCGCCCCAAGGGCGACACCAACATCGGGAAAATTCTCGAGGACATCGCCGGGCAGATCAAACGGCGCGGCCTGGTGGTTTTAGTCTCCGACCTGCTCGATGAACCCGAGCAAATCCTCAAAGGACTGCGGCTGTTTCGTTTCAAAGGCAACGACGTGATTGTCTTTCATATTCTCGACCAAGCGGAGCTCGATCTGCCCTTCGACGGCAATATTCTGTTCGAGGACTTAGAGGAAGCAAATCTCAAAGTCATCGCCGATCCGAAAACCATCCGCGCTACTTACAAGCAGGTCGTCGAGGAGTTTGTTACGCAAATGCGCAAGGAGTGCCACGACAGCATCATCGACTATCAATTGATTTCGACGTCGACGCCGCTCGACCAGGCACTGGCGAGTTATTTGAGTTGGCGGGGATAG